In one window of Streptomyces griseus subsp. griseus DNA:
- a CDS encoding MMPL family transporter: MSEVNGPPASAGTAGPSRPSGPSGPQPAGGWTRFVTARPRLALLAALVITALAVFAGSGVADRMGSGGWQAPDAESSYATEALEREFPASQPNVLLLVDSGTASVDAPAVAAEAARLTERLTAEQDISGVTSYWQTKAPALRAEDGREALIAARIGGDETEAGETLERIVSDFAGESGPVKVSVGGPVAVQHEMQTIIQEDLLRAELIALPVTLVLLVMVFGSAIAAMLPLLVGIVAILGTNAVLRGLTEFTDVSVFAMNLTTALGLGLAIDYALFIVRRFREELDAGADTRTAVGTTLRTAGRTVLFSALTVAVSLSAMLVFPQYFLRSFAYAGIAVVLLAAAAALILLPAALMLLGPRVNALDLRRLLRRRKRTEAAAGETGRGWARFAGLVMRRAPVFAIVTTVGLVLLGLPFLGVKFGTADDRQLPAGAESRVVQEHIRDGFPGSPSGGLEVLVEGEGTPAAYEALKDRIEKVPGVQRVDGPVTGDSAAYFGVLPEGEAVGEETQQLVRDLRALPADSFDTSVTGTAAVLVDSKDAIADRLPWAIGIIVVVTLLLVFLLTGSVLIPIQAVLLNALSLTAMFGAVVWVFQDGNLSGILAFTSTGDIETTLPVLMFCVAFGLSMDYGVFLLSRIKEEYDRTGDHEGSVTFGLSRTGGLITAAAVILAVVMVAIGTSRVTNTKMLGLGIALAVLMDAMVVRSLLVPAVMKLTGRATWWAPRPLRAFHQRFGLSEGESAPAGSSGTKGGTGGAGEPTTGGETPEAGTREGEKATAGA, from the coding sequence ATGTCCGAAGTCAACGGTCCACCCGCTTCAGCCGGCACGGCCGGGCCGTCCCGTCCGTCCGGGCCCTCCGGTCCGCAGCCGGCCGGAGGATGGACCCGGTTCGTCACCGCCAGGCCGCGGCTCGCCCTGCTGGCCGCCCTGGTGATCACCGCCCTCGCCGTGTTCGCCGGGAGCGGGGTGGCCGACCGGATGGGCAGCGGTGGCTGGCAGGCCCCCGACGCCGAGTCGTCCTATGCGACCGAGGCGCTGGAGCGGGAGTTCCCCGCCTCGCAGCCCAACGTGCTCCTGCTGGTGGACAGCGGCACCGCCTCCGTCGACGCCCCGGCGGTGGCCGCCGAGGCCGCCCGGCTCACCGAGCGCCTCACCGCCGAGCAGGACATATCCGGAGTCACGTCGTACTGGCAGACCAAGGCGCCCGCCCTGCGTGCCGAGGACGGCCGCGAAGCGCTCATCGCGGCCCGGATAGGGGGCGACGAGACGGAGGCGGGCGAGACGCTCGAACGGATCGTCTCCGACTTCGCCGGCGAGAGCGGGCCGGTCAAGGTCTCGGTCGGCGGGCCCGTCGCCGTCCAGCACGAGATGCAGACGATCATCCAGGAGGACCTGCTGCGGGCCGAGCTCATCGCCCTGCCGGTGACGCTCGTCCTGCTGGTCATGGTCTTCGGCAGCGCGATCGCCGCCATGCTGCCGCTCCTTGTCGGCATCGTCGCGATCCTCGGCACCAACGCCGTGCTGCGCGGACTGACCGAGTTCACCGATGTCTCGGTCTTCGCCATGAACCTCACCACGGCGCTCGGCCTCGGACTCGCCATCGACTACGCGCTGTTCATCGTCCGCCGCTTCCGCGAGGAGCTGGACGCCGGGGCCGACACCCGGACGGCGGTCGGCACCACGCTGCGCACGGCCGGACGCACGGTCCTCTTCTCCGCGCTGACCGTCGCGGTGTCCCTGTCGGCGATGCTCGTCTTCCCGCAGTATTTCCTGCGGTCCTTCGCCTACGCCGGGATCGCCGTGGTCCTGCTGGCCGCGGCCGCCGCACTGATCCTGCTGCCCGCCGCGCTCATGCTGCTGGGCCCCCGGGTCAACGCGCTGGACCTGCGCCGCCTGCTGCGCCGCAGGAAGAGGACGGAAGCCGCTGCCGGGGAGACCGGCAGGGGGTGGGCGCGCTTCGCCGGGCTGGTGATGCGCCGGGCACCGGTCTTCGCCATCGTCACCACGGTGGGGCTCGTCCTCCTCGGACTGCCCTTCCTCGGCGTCAAGTTCGGTACGGCGGACGACCGCCAGCTCCCCGCCGGCGCCGAGTCGCGGGTGGTCCAGGAGCACATACGGGACGGCTTCCCCGGAAGTCCGAGCGGCGGCCTGGAGGTGCTGGTCGAGGGTGAGGGGACGCCTGCTGCGTACGAGGCCCTCAAGGACCGGATCGAGAAGGTCCCGGGCGTGCAGCGCGTCGACGGCCCGGTCACGGGGGACTCGGCCGCGTACTTCGGCGTGCTGCCCGAGGGCGAGGCGGTCGGGGAGGAGACCCAGCAGCTCGTACGGGACCTGCGCGCGCTGCCCGCCGACTCCTTCGACACCTCGGTGACGGGCACGGCGGCGGTCCTCGTCGACTCCAAGGACGCGATCGCGGACCGGCTGCCGTGGGCGATCGGCATCATCGTCGTGGTGACGCTGCTCCTGGTCTTCCTGCTCACCGGCAGCGTGCTCATCCCGATCCAGGCGGTCCTGCTCAACGCCCTCAGCCTGACGGCGATGTTCGGTGCGGTGGTCTGGGTCTTCCAGGACGGCAACCTCTCCGGGATCCTCGCCTTCACCAGCACGGGGGACATCGAGACGACCCTGCCCGTCCTGATGTTCTGCGTGGCCTTCGGCCTCTCCATGGACTACGGGGTCTTCCTGCTCTCCCGTATCAAGGAGGAGTACGACCGCACCGGCGACCACGAAGGCTCGGTCACCTTCGGACTGTCCCGCACCGGCGGTCTGATCACCGCGGCCGCCGTGATCCTCGCGGTCGTGATGGTCGCCATCGGCACCTCACGGGTCACCAACACCAAGATGCTGGGGCTCGGGATCGCCCTCGCCGTCCTGATGGACGCCATGGTGGTCCGCAGCCTGCTGGTCCCCGCGGTGATGAAGCTGACGGGCCGCGCCACCTGGTGGGCACCCAGGCCGCTGCGCGCCTTTCACCAGAGGTTCGGCCTCAGCGAAGGGGAGTCGGCCCCGGCCGGCTCCTCCGGTACGAAGGGTGGGACGGGCGGCGCGGGGGAGCCCACGACCGGGGGAGAGACACCCGAGGCGGGGACCCGGGAAGGGGAGAAGGCCACCGCGGGGGCGTAG
- a CDS encoding TetR/AcrR family transcriptional regulator, which produces MPEARARKGATGDGAAEKPATDGAGGTAGPEDSPGAPRPRRRQARGEARIAQLLQAAASVFCTSGYTASSTNAIAREAGVSPGTLYQFFPNKEAIAVELGDQLLHRWRDTYGAAFTPSHLELPLDRMLDAVLDPLIAFNCENPAFFVLMHGSEIPGRITEEHDTLHTTMLSRVEEILLSYLPEVPAPQVHRVAEMAFMVFKAGLDLIMAKEGEEREAYIRELKAAMYRYLDPLLGDDSPHLAPHACEGRSLQERTP; this is translated from the coding sequence GTGCCGGAGGCCAGAGCCAGGAAGGGCGCCACAGGGGACGGCGCAGCCGAAAAACCCGCGACCGACGGAGCCGGCGGCACCGCGGGGCCGGAGGACTCACCGGGGGCGCCCCGCCCGCGCCGCCGCCAGGCCCGGGGCGAGGCGCGTATCGCCCAGCTCCTCCAGGCGGCGGCCAGCGTCTTCTGCACCAGCGGCTACACCGCGTCCAGCACCAACGCCATCGCCCGCGAGGCCGGCGTCTCCCCGGGCACGCTGTACCAGTTCTTCCCGAACAAGGAGGCCATCGCCGTAGAGCTCGGGGACCAGCTGCTCCACCGCTGGCGCGACACGTACGGGGCCGCCTTCACCCCGAGCCACCTCGAACTGCCCCTCGACCGGATGCTGGACGCCGTCCTCGACCCGCTGATCGCGTTCAACTGCGAGAACCCGGCGTTCTTCGTACTGATGCACGGCTCGGAGATCCCCGGCCGGATCACCGAGGAGCACGACACCCTGCACACCACCATGCTGAGCCGGGTCGAGGAGATCCTCCTCAGCTACCTCCCGGAGGTCCCCGCCCCCCAGGTCCACCGGGTCGCCGAGATGGCCTTCATGGTGTTCAAGGCGGGACTCGACCTGATCATGGCCAAGGAGGGCGAGGAGCGCGAGGCCTACATCCGGGAGCTGAAGGCGGCCATGTACCGCTACCTGGACCCGCTGCTCGGCGACGACTCACCCCACCTCGCCCCGCACGCCTGCGAGGGCCGGAGCCTCCAGGAGCGAACCCCCTGA
- a CDS encoding heavy-metal-associated domain-containing protein, whose amino-acid sequence MTAETEPTTQSTGSCCSPSGSCHGGGADVQIESADSVTTVYEVKGMTCGHCEGAVSEEISALGGVTSVEAVAATGRVTVCSKAPLTEDAVRAAVDEAGYELVGRAA is encoded by the coding sequence ATGACCGCCGAGACCGAGCCCACCACCCAGTCCACCGGCTCCTGCTGCTCGCCCAGCGGTTCCTGTCACGGCGGCGGCGCCGACGTGCAGATCGAGTCGGCGGACTCGGTCACCACGGTGTACGAGGTGAAGGGCATGACCTGCGGCCACTGCGAAGGCGCCGTGTCGGAGGAGATCTCCGCGCTCGGCGGCGTGACGTCCGTCGAAGCCGTCGCCGCCACCGGCCGCGTCACCGTCTGCTCCAAGGCCCCGCTGACCGAGGACGCCGTGCGCGCCGCCGTCGACGAGGCCGGTTACGAGCTCGTCGGCCGGGCCGCCTGA
- a CDS encoding heavy metal translocating P-type ATPase, translating into MASTAAAKTPAANASEAELMIGGMTCASCAARVEKKLNRMDGVTATVNYATEKARVTFAEGLELSDLVATVEKTGYTARPLARPKPGRKPGQGQGQGPEQRSEQGPEHEQNPEHGAAHKPERRPAPDQEPEQEPDQAPAPTPPDASPDASPDAAEAEQAASLAALRQRLIISAALSVPVVLLAMIPALQFDNWQWLSLTLAAPVVIWGGLPFHRATWTNLRHGAATMDTLVSMGTLAAFGWSVWALFLGDAGMPGMRHGFDLTVSRADASSTIYLEVAAGVITFILLGRYLEARAKRKSGAALRALMHLGAKDVAVLRGGTEVRVPADRLVVGDRFVVRPGEKIATDGRVVEGSSAVDASMLTGESVPVEVAAGDSVTGATINAGGRLVVEATRIGSDTQLARMARLVEDAQNGKAAAQRLADRISAVFVPAVIVLALGTLCFWLATGAGPTAAFTAAVAVLIIACPCALGLATPTALMVGTGRGAQLGILIKGPEVLETTRRVDTIVLDKTGTVTTGKMTLLTAHTAEGTNEKDVLRRAGAVEHSSEHPIAQAVATGAVDRLDGTTLPTPEDFTNIPGLGVQGVVEGHTVLVGRPRLLTDAGIALPPELTAALAEAEEQGRTAVAVAWDGKTRGVLGVADAVKDGSAAAVAQLRALGLRPVLLTGDNRTVAEAVAREVGIDEVHAEVLPEEKVEVVKRLQAAGRSVAMVGDGVNDAAALATADLGLAMGTGTDAAIEASDLTLVRGDLKVTADAIRLSRRTLSLIRGNLFWAFGYNVAALPLAASGLLNPMIAGAAMAFSSVFVVTNSLRLRAFT; encoded by the coding sequence ATGGCCAGCACAGCAGCAGCCAAGACCCCGGCCGCGAACGCCTCCGAGGCCGAGCTCATGATCGGCGGGATGACGTGCGCCTCGTGCGCCGCACGCGTCGAGAAGAAGCTCAACCGGATGGACGGCGTCACCGCCACGGTGAACTACGCGACCGAGAAGGCCCGCGTCACTTTCGCGGAGGGCCTGGAGTTGTCGGACCTCGTCGCCACGGTCGAGAAGACCGGCTACACGGCCCGCCCTCTGGCTCGGCCGAAGCCGGGCCGGAAGCCGGGGCAGGGGCAGGGGCAGGGACCGGAGCAAAGGTCGGAGCAGGGGCCCGAGCACGAGCAGAACCCCGAGCATGGAGCCGCACACAAGCCCGAGCGCCGACCCGCCCCGGACCAGGAACCGGAGCAGGAACCGGACCAGGCACCCGCCCCCACTCCGCCCGATGCCTCACCCGACGCATCGCCCGACGCCGCCGAAGCGGAGCAGGCCGCCTCCCTCGCCGCCCTACGGCAGCGGCTGATCATCTCCGCCGCCCTCAGCGTCCCTGTCGTCCTGCTCGCCATGATCCCTGCGCTCCAGTTCGACAACTGGCAGTGGCTCTCCCTGACCCTCGCCGCGCCCGTCGTCATCTGGGGCGGCCTGCCCTTCCACCGCGCCACCTGGACCAACCTCCGGCACGGCGCCGCCACCATGGACACCCTCGTCTCGATGGGCACCCTCGCCGCCTTCGGCTGGTCGGTGTGGGCCCTGTTCCTCGGCGACGCGGGGATGCCGGGCATGCGGCACGGGTTCGACCTCACCGTCTCGCGCGCCGACGCGAGCTCCACGATCTACCTGGAGGTCGCGGCCGGGGTCATCACGTTCATCCTGCTGGGCCGCTACCTGGAGGCGCGCGCGAAGCGGAAGTCGGGTGCCGCGCTGCGGGCGCTGATGCACCTGGGCGCGAAGGACGTCGCCGTTCTCAGAGGCGGTACGGAGGTGCGTGTCCCCGCCGACCGGCTCGTCGTCGGGGACCGCTTCGTGGTCCGGCCCGGGGAGAAGATCGCCACCGACGGCAGGGTCGTCGAAGGCAGCTCGGCCGTGGACGCCTCGATGCTCACCGGCGAGTCCGTACCCGTGGAGGTCGCCGCCGGTGACTCCGTGACCGGCGCCACGATCAACGCCGGCGGCCGCCTCGTCGTCGAGGCCACCCGGATCGGCTCCGACACCCAACTCGCCCGCATGGCCCGCCTGGTGGAGGACGCCCAGAACGGCAAGGCCGCCGCCCAGCGCCTCGCCGACCGCATCTCCGCCGTCTTCGTCCCCGCCGTCATCGTGCTCGCGCTCGGCACCCTGTGCTTCTGGCTCGCCACCGGCGCCGGACCCACCGCCGCCTTCACGGCGGCCGTGGCGGTCCTGATCATCGCCTGCCCCTGCGCCCTCGGCCTCGCCACCCCCACCGCCCTCATGGTCGGCACCGGACGCGGCGCCCAGCTCGGCATCCTCATCAAAGGCCCCGAAGTCCTCGAAACCACCCGCCGCGTCGACACCATCGTCCTCGACAAGACCGGCACCGTCACCACCGGCAAGATGACCCTCCTCACCGCCCACACCGCCGAAGGCACAAACGAGAAAGACGTCCTGCGACGGGCGGGCGCGGTGGAGCACTCCTCCGAACACCCCATCGCGCAGGCCGTGGCGACAGGCGCCGTCGACCGACTCGACGGGACCACCCTCCCCACACCCGAAGACTTCACCAACATCCCCGGACTCGGCGTCCAGGGCGTCGTCGAGGGACACACCGTCCTCGTCGGCCGCCCCCGCCTCCTCACCGACGCGGGCATCGCCCTCCCCCCGGAGCTGACCGCCGCCCTGGCGGAGGCCGAGGAGCAGGGACGTACCGCGGTCGCCGTGGCCTGGGACGGAAAGACCCGGGGCGTGCTGGGGGTGGCCGACGCCGTCAAGGACGGCAGCGCGGCCGCCGTGGCCCAGCTACGGGCCCTGGGGCTGCGGCCCGTCCTCCTGACCGGCGACAACCGGACGGTGGCCGAGGCCGTGGCCCGCGAGGTGGGCATCGACGAGGTCCATGCCGAGGTGCTCCCCGAGGAGAAGGTGGAGGTGGTCAAGCGCCTTCAGGCGGCGGGCCGGAGCGTCGCGATGGTCGGCGACGGGGTCAACGACGCGGCGGCTCTGGCCACGGCAGATCTGGGGCTGGCGATGGGTACCGGGACGGATGCGGCGATCGAAGCGAGCGACCTCACGTTGGTTCGTGGAGATCTCAAGGTGACTGCTGACGCAATCCGCCTTTCCAGGCGTACTCTTTCCCTCATCAGGGGCAACCTCTTCTGGGCCTTCGGGTACAACGTTGCGGCGCTGCCCCTGGCTGCAAGTGGCCTGCTCAACCCTATGATCGCGGGAGCCGCCATGGCGTTTTCGTCCGTGTTCGTCGTCACGAACAGCCTTCGGTTGCGTGCCTTCACGTAA
- a CDS encoding citrate synthase has translation MSEHTNNAVVLRYGDDEYTYPVIDSTVGDKGFDIGKLRANTGLVTLDSGYGNTAAYKSAITYLDGEQGILRYRGYPIEQLAERSSFLEVAYTLINGDLPKVDELATFKNEITQHTLLHEDVKRFFDGFPRDAHPMAMLSSVVSALSTFYQDSHNPFDEEQRHLSTIRLLAKLPTIAAYAYKKSIGHPFVYPRNDLGYVENFLRMTFSVPAQEYELDPVVVSALDKLLILHADHEQNCSTSTVRLVGSSQANMFASISAGISALWGPLHGGANQSVLEMLEGIQANGGDVDSFIRKVKNKEDGVRLMGFGHRVYKSFDPRAKIIKAAAHDVLSALGKSDELLDIALKLEEHALSDDYFVSRNLYPNVDFYTGLIYRAMGFPTEMFTVLFALGRLPGWIAQWHEMIKEPGSRIGRPRQIYTGEVLRDFVPVEGR, from the coding sequence GTGAGCGAGCACACCAACAACGCTGTAGTACTGCGGTACGGCGATGACGAGTACACCTACCCGGTGATCGACAGCACCGTCGGCGACAAGGGCTTCGACATCGGGAAGCTCCGGGCCAATACCGGCCTGGTGACGCTGGACAGCGGATACGGCAACACCGCCGCCTATAAATCCGCCATCACGTACCTCGACGGTGAGCAGGGCATTCTGCGCTACCGCGGATACCCGATCGAGCAGCTCGCCGAGCGCTCGTCGTTCCTCGAGGTCGCGTACACGCTGATCAACGGCGACCTCCCCAAGGTCGACGAGCTGGCGACCTTCAAGAACGAGATCACCCAGCACACGCTGCTGCACGAGGACGTCAAGCGGTTCTTCGACGGCTTCCCGCGTGACGCCCACCCGATGGCCATGCTCTCCTCGGTGGTCAGCGCGCTGTCCACGTTCTACCAGGACAGCCACAACCCGTTCGACGAGGAGCAGCGCCACCTCTCGACGATCCGCCTCCTGGCGAAGCTGCCGACCATCGCGGCGTACGCGTACAAGAAGTCGATCGGCCACCCCTTCGTCTACCCGCGCAACGACCTCGGGTACGTCGAGAACTTCCTGCGCATGACCTTCTCGGTCCCCGCCCAGGAGTACGAGCTGGACCCGGTCGTCGTCTCGGCGCTGGACAAGCTGCTCATCCTGCACGCGGACCACGAGCAGAACTGTTCGACCTCCACCGTCCGTCTGGTCGGCTCCTCGCAGGCGAACATGTTCGCCTCGATCTCCGCCGGCATCTCGGCGCTGTGGGGCCCCCTGCACGGTGGCGCCAACCAGTCGGTGCTGGAGATGCTCGAAGGCATCCAGGCCAACGGCGGCGACGTCGACTCCTTCATCCGCAAGGTGAAGAACAAGGAGGACGGCGTCCGCCTGATGGGCTTCGGCCACCGGGTGTACAAGTCGTTCGACCCGCGCGCCAAGATCATCAAGGCCGCCGCCCACGACGTGCTGTCCGCGCTCGGCAAGTCCGACGAGCTTCTCGACATCGCGCTCAAGCTGGAGGAGCACGCGCTCTCCGACGACTACTTCGTCTCGCGCAACCTCTACCCCAACGTGGACTTCTACACCGGTCTGATCTACCGGGCCATGGGCTTCCCGACCGAGATGTTCACCGTGCTCTTCGCGCTCGGCCGCCTTCCGGGCTGGATCGCCCAGTGGCACGAGATGATCAAGGAGCCGGGTTCGCGTATCGGCCGCCCGCGCCAGATCTACACCGGCGAGGTCCTCCGCGACTTCGTCCCGGTCGAGGGCCGCTGA
- a CDS encoding ATP-dependent RecD-like DNA helicase — MSNMAVIEGVLERITYANEENGYTVARVDTGRGAGDLLTVVGALLGAQVGESLRMEGRWGSHSQYGKQFTVENYTTVLPATIQGIRRYLGSGLIKGIGPVMADRITTHFGVDTLDIIEKEPKRLVEVPGLGPKRTKMIAAAWEEQKAIKEVMVFLQGVGVSTSIAVRIYKKYEDASISVVKNQPYRLAADVWGIGFLTADRIAQAVGIPHDSPERVKAGLQYALSQSSDQGHCYLPEERLIADGVKLLQVDTGLVIECLAELAADPEGVVREKVPSPEGGEPIAAVYLVPFHRAELSLAGQLRRLLRTGEDRMPAFQDVDWEKALGWLATRTGASLAPEQEEAVRLALSRKVAVLTGGPGCGKSFTVRSIVELAQAKRAKVVLAAPTGRAAKRLAELTGAEASTVHRLLELKPGGDAAYDRDRPLDADLVVVDEASMLDLLLANKLVKAVAPGAHLLLVGDVDQLPSVGAGEVLSDLLAEGSPVPAVRLTRIFRQAQQSGVVTNAHRINAGKPPLTEGLSDFFLFVEDETADAGKLAVDVAARRIPAKFGLDPRRDVQVLAPMHRGPAGAGELNGLLQQVITPGRPDLPEKRFGGRVFRVGDKVTQIRNNYDKGENGVFNGTVGVVTALDLDEQKLTVRTDEDEEIGYDFDELDELAHAYAMTIHRSQGSEYPAVVIPVTNSAWMMLQRNLLYTAVTRAKKLVVLVGSRKAIGQAVRTVSAGRRCTALDFRLRGGSGEDFS; from the coding sequence ATGTCCAACATGGCCGTCATCGAAGGGGTCCTGGAGAGGATCACGTACGCCAACGAGGAGAACGGGTACACGGTCGCCCGCGTCGACACCGGGCGCGGGGCCGGGGATCTGCTCACGGTGGTCGGTGCGCTGCTCGGCGCGCAGGTGGGTGAGTCGCTGCGGATGGAGGGCCGTTGGGGCTCGCACTCGCAGTACGGCAAGCAGTTCACCGTCGAGAACTACACGACCGTCCTGCCCGCCACCATCCAGGGCATCCGCCGCTATCTCGGCTCCGGGCTGATCAAGGGCATCGGGCCGGTGATGGCCGACCGGATCACCACCCACTTCGGCGTCGACACCCTCGACATCATCGAAAAGGAGCCGAAGCGGCTCGTCGAGGTCCCCGGGCTCGGCCCCAAGCGCACGAAGATGATCGCGGCCGCGTGGGAGGAGCAGAAGGCGATCAAGGAGGTCATGGTCTTCCTCCAGGGCGTCGGCGTCTCCACCTCCATCGCCGTCCGTATCTACAAGAAGTACGAGGACGCCTCGATCTCCGTCGTGAAGAACCAGCCCTACCGGCTGGCCGCCGATGTCTGGGGCATCGGGTTCCTCACCGCCGACAGGATCGCCCAGGCGGTCGGGATTCCGCACGACAGCCCCGAGCGGGTCAAGGCCGGTCTTCAGTACGCCCTCTCCCAGTCCTCCGACCAGGGGCACTGCTACCTCCCCGAGGAGCGGCTCATCGCGGACGGGGTGAAACTCCTACAGGTCGATACCGGCCTGGTCATCGAGTGTCTGGCCGAGCTGGCCGCCGATCCGGAGGGTGTCGTACGGGAGAAGGTGCCGTCGCCCGAGGGGGGCGAGCCGATCGCCGCTGTCTACCTCGTGCCGTTCCACCGGGCCGAGCTGTCTCTCGCCGGGCAGCTGCGGCGGCTGCTGCGGACCGGGGAGGACCGGATGCCGGCCTTCCAGGACGTGGACTGGGAGAAGGCGCTGGGCTGGCTGGCGACGCGTACGGGGGCCTCGCTGGCGCCCGAGCAGGAGGAAGCGGTACGGCTCGCGCTCAGCCGGAAGGTGGCCGTCCTGACCGGTGGGCCCGGCTGCGGGAAGTCGTTCACCGTGCGGTCCATCGTCGAGTTGGCGCAAGCCAAGCGGGCGAAGGTGGTGCTGGCCGCGCCCACGGGGCGGGCCGCCAAGCGGCTGGCCGAGCTGACCGGGGCCGAGGCGTCCACCGTGCACCGCCTGCTCGAACTGAAACCTGGCGGGGACGCGGCGTACGACCGTGACCGTCCGCTGGACGCGGATCTGGTCGTCGTCGACGAGGCGTCCATGCTTGATCTGCTGCTCGCCAACAAGCTCGTGAAGGCCGTGGCACCCGGTGCCCACCTCCTCCTTGTGGGCGATGTCGACCAGTTGCCCTCGGTCGGGGCGGGGGAGGTGCTCAGCGACCTGCTCGCGGAGGGCAGTCCGGTCCCCGCCGTCCGGCTCACCCGGATCTTCCGGCAGGCCCAGCAGTCGGGGGTGGTCACCAACGCCCACCGGATCAACGCGGGGAAGCCCCCGCTCACCGAGGGGCTCAGCGACTTCTTCCTCTTCGTCGAGGACGAGACGGCGGACGCGGGCAAGCTCGCCGTCGATGTGGCGGCCCGTCGCATCCCGGCCAAATTCGGTCTCGACCCGCGCCGTGACGTGCAGGTCCTCGCGCCGATGCACCGCGGGCCGGCGGGCGCCGGTGAGCTGAACGGGCTGCTCCAGCAGGTCATCACGCCGGGCCGGCCCGACCTTCCCGAGAAGCGGTTCGGCGGCCGTGTCTTCCGCGTCGGCGACAAGGTCACCCAGATCCGCAACAACTACGACAAGGGCGAGAACGGCGTCTTCAACGGCACGGTCGGCGTCGTCACCGCCCTCGACCTCGACGAACAGAAGCTCACCGTCCGCACCGACGAGGACGAGGAGATCGGCTACGACTTCGACGAGCTGGACGAGCTGGCGCACGCGTACGCCATGACGATCCACCGTTCCCAGGGCAGCGAGTATCCGGCCGTCGTCATCCCCGTCACCAACAGCGCCTGGATGATGCTCCAGCGGAACCTGCTCTACACGGCCGTCACCCGTGCCAAGAAGCTCGTCGTCCTCGTCGGGTCCCGTAAGGCGATCGGCCAGGCCGTCCGCACGGTTTCCGCAGGCCGACGGTGTACGGCGCTGGATTTCCGGCTCCGAGGCGGCTCCGGAGAAGACTTCTCGTGA